CGTTGCGACAGGGCGACTGTCAGTGCCGTAGGGCACCATCGATTGATGTGAGAGCCGCGCCCACCATCCTGCATCTGGACATGGATGCCTTCTACGCCTCTGCTGAGCAGGCGGCGAAGCCGAGTCTGCGCGGCAAACCGGTCGTGGTGGGTGGACTCGGGCCCCGGGGGGTCGTCGCCACCGCCTCGTACGAGGCGCGGCGTTTCGGGGTGCACTCGGCGATGCCGATGGCGCAGGCCAGAAGGCTGGCACCGAACGCGGCCTACCTGGTGCCGCGCTTCACGCTCTACCGCACGGTGAGCGACCAGGTCATGGAGCTGCTGGGCCGCCTCTCACCTCTCGTGGAGCCGCTCAGCCTCGACGAGGCCTTCGTCGACCTGGAGGCGGGCGGCACAGCGGACGACACGGCTTCGGCCATGGAGATCGGCGAGCAGCTGCGCGGGGCGATCGAGGCGGTCACGGGGCTCAGCGGCTCCGTCGGGCTCGCAGGATCCAAGATGCTGGCGAAGATCGCCTCCGAAGAGGCGAAACCCGACGGAATCCTGTTGATAGAGCCGGGCACGGAGCGGGAACTGCTGGCGCCCATGACGGTGCGCACCCTGCCCGGCGTCGGGCCCGCCACCGCGGACCATCTGCGCCGCGCCGGCATGACCACGATCAACGACCTCGCCGAAGCGGGCGAGGCGGAACTCGTACGGCTCCTGGGCAAGGCGCACGGCAGCTCCCTGCATCGCATGGCCTTCGGCTACGACGACCGGCCCGTGGTCGCCGAGCGGGACGCGAAATCGGTATCGGTCGAGGACACCTTCGACACGGATCTCCACGACCGGGTCCGGGTCAGGGCCGAGGTGGAGCGGCTGGCCGACCGCTGCGTCCAGCGCCTGAGGGCCGCCGGCCGGTCGGGGCGCACGGTGGTGCTGAAAGTGCGGCGTTACGACTTCTCGACCCTCACCCGCTCCGAGACGCTCCGAGGGCCCACCGACGACCCCACAGTCGTCAGAGAGGCCGCTGCACGGCTTCTGGAGTCCGTGGACACGACCGGGGGCGTGCGGTTGCTGGGCGTCGGCGTCACCGGGCTCGCCGACTTCACCCAGGAGGACCTGTTCGCCCAGGCGGCGGGCGAGCGGACGGCCGCCGAGCCCCCCGGAACCGCCGAGACGGGTGGGGACGCGGTGGCGGACGAGGGAGAGCGGACGGACGAGGGAGAGCATGCGGGCGAGGAGGCCGTGCAGGAGAGCGCCGAGCAGCTTGCCGCGCGGCGCTGGCCGGCCGGGCACGACGTCCGCCATGACACGTACGGGCATGGCTGGGTGCAGGGGAGCGGGGTCGGGCGGGTGACGGTGCGGTTCGAGGAACCGGAATCGGAGCCCGGCCGGGTCCGCACGTTCCGTATCGACGATCCGGAACTGCAGCCGGCCGATCCGCTGCCGCTTGTGCGGAACCCGGTGGACTACTCGTCCTGGCCGGCGAGTCTGCCGAAGTCACGGTCCGGGGCGCTCTCGCCGGGCGCCGAGTCCAGACCGTAGTGCCGGTAGAGCTGAAGCTCCTGTTCCGGCGAGAGATGGCGGCCGACGCCGAAGTCGGGTGCGTCCTTGATCAGGGCGCGGTCGAAGGGGATGCGCAGCGTTTCCTCGACGAATTCGCTGGGCTCCAGCGGGACGAAGGCATCCCGGCTGAACAGTCCGGTGCGAACGGCCGCCCATTCGGGCACACCGGTCGCGTCGTCGAGATACACCTCGTCCACGGTTCCGATCTTGGTGCCCTTGCGGTCGAACGCCTTGCGGCCGATCAGACTGCGCGGATCGATGTCGGTCTGCACGGTCCCTCCCATGGGTCGCGGCTACTCCACAGGCACTACAGAAGTGCAGATTCGTGGGGTTGGCCACTCGAGATCTCTGCCGGGTACCCCGCTGGTAGGCTGACTATGGCTGCTGACCCCGTGCGGGAGAGTCCTCCGGAGAGATTCCGGAGGCGCCGAAGGAGCAAATCCTCCCCGGAATCTCTCAGGCCCCCGTACCGCATGGACGAGGTCACTCTGGAAAGCAGGGCGGGTTCCGCATGGCCACGGCCGGACCGGATCTCTCCCTCACCGACGGTGAAAGCCGGTGCGCCCCGCGGGCACCGGTGAAGCTCTCAGGTTGAGATGACAGAGGGGGAGGCCGTTCGGGCACCCCGCGCCGTGGTGCCCCTCGCAGGTCGTGACAGACCAGGAGGCCTCCATCATGACCCCCCGTCGCACTTCGCTTTCCCAGCTCGAACAGGGAATCCCGTTCGAGCAGCGCCACATCGGTCCCGATGCCGAGGCACAGGCGAAGATGCTCGCCCAGGTCGGTTACGGTTCGCTCGACGAGCTGACCGCCGCCGCGGTGCCCGATGTGATCAAGAGTGCCGAAGCCCTGAAGCTGCCGGACGCCCGGACCGAGGCCGAGGTCCTTGCCGAGCTGCGCCTCCTCGCCGACCGCAATCAGGTCCTCGCCCCGATGATCGGGCTCGGCTACTACGGCACCTTCACCCCGCCGGTGATCCTCCGCAACGTGATGGAGAACCCTGCCTGGTACACGGCCTACACGCCGTACCAGCCCGAGATCTCCCAGGGCCGCCTCGAAGCCCTCCTGAACTTCCAGACGATGGTGGCCGAGCTCACCGGGCTGCCCACCTCCGGCGCCTCGCTGCTCGACGAGGGCACCGCCGCCGCCGAGGCCATGGCGCTGGCCCGGCGCGTCGGCAAGGTGAAGAAGGGCGTCTTCCTGGTCGACGCCGACACGCTGCCGCAGACCGTCGCCGTCATCGAGACCCGCGCCGAGCCGACCGGGGTCGAGGTCGTCGTCGCGGACCTCACCGACGGCATTCCGGCCGAGATCGCCGAGCAGGGCGTCTTCGGCGTGCTGCTGCAGTACCCGGGCGTATCCGGAGCCGTGCGGGACATCAAGCCCGTCATCGAGCAGGCCCACGAGCTCGGCGCGATCGTCACCGTGGCCGCAGATCTGCTGGCACTCACCCTGCTCACCTCGCCCGGCGACCTGGGCGCGGACATCGCCGTCGGCACCACGCAGCGTTTCGGCGTCCCGATGGGCTTCGGCGGACCGCACGCCGGTTTCATGGCGGTACGCGAGAAGTTCGCGCGCAGCCTTCCGGGCCGTCTCGTCGGTGTCTCCGTGGACGCGGACGGCAACAAGGCGTACCGGCTGGCCCTGCAGACCCGCGAGCAGCACATCCGCCGCGAGAAGGCCACCAGCAACATCTGCACCGCCCAGGT
This genomic interval from Streptomyces sp. NBC_00464 contains the following:
- a CDS encoding DNA polymerase IV, coding for MRAAPTILHLDMDAFYASAEQAAKPSLRGKPVVVGGLGPRGVVATASYEARRFGVHSAMPMAQARRLAPNAAYLVPRFTLYRTVSDQVMELLGRLSPLVEPLSLDEAFVDLEAGGTADDTASAMEIGEQLRGAIEAVTGLSGSVGLAGSKMLAKIASEEAKPDGILLIEPGTERELLAPMTVRTLPGVGPATADHLRRAGMTTINDLAEAGEAELVRLLGKAHGSSLHRMAFGYDDRPVVAERDAKSVSVEDTFDTDLHDRVRVRAEVERLADRCVQRLRAAGRSGRTVVLKVRRYDFSTLTRSETLRGPTDDPTVVREAAARLLESVDTTGGVRLLGVGVTGLADFTQEDLFAQAAGERTAAEPPGTAETGGDAVADEGERTDEGEHAGEEAVQESAEQLAARRWPAGHDVRHDTYGHGWVQGSGVGRVTVRFEEPESEPGRVRTFRIDDPELQPADPLPLVRNPVDYSSWPASLPKSRSGALSPGAESRP
- a CDS encoding PRC-barrel domain-containing protein, yielding MGGTVQTDIDPRSLIGRKAFDRKGTKIGTVDEVYLDDATGVPEWAAVRTGLFSRDAFVPLEPSEFVEETLRIPFDRALIKDAPDFGVGRHLSPEQELQLYRHYGLDSAPGESAPDRDFGRLAGQDE